In Streptomyces alboniger, the following are encoded in one genomic region:
- a CDS encoding ATP-binding cassette domain-containing protein, whose product MTRINKNPDGAGSAVTVRGLVKHYGETKALDGVDLDVREGTVLGVLGPNGAGKTTLVRCLSTLVTPDAGSALVAGYDVVRQPRQLRRVIGLTGQYAAVDEKLSGRENLYMIGRLLDLTRKEARSRADGLLERFSLTEAAARPAKTYSGGMRRRLDLAASMIGSPAVLYLDEPTTGLDPRTRNEVWAEVKRMVGDGVTVLLTTQYMEEAEQLASELTVIDRGKVIASGGIDELKAKVGGRTLRVRPADPLELRPLANALDDLGLTGLATSTVDVETGAVLVPILSDEQLTAVVGAVTARGITIGSIATELPSLDEVFLSITGQKASAPQDARPELEEVAV is encoded by the coding sequence ATGACGCGAATCAACAAGAACCCCGACGGCGCAGGGAGCGCGGTCACCGTAAGGGGACTGGTCAAGCACTACGGCGAGACCAAGGCACTGGACGGCGTGGACCTGGACGTACGCGAAGGCACCGTCCTCGGCGTGCTCGGGCCCAACGGCGCCGGCAAGACCACCCTCGTACGCTGCCTGTCCACCCTCGTCACCCCGGACGCGGGCTCGGCCCTCGTCGCCGGGTACGACGTGGTCCGCCAGCCCCGCCAGCTCCGCCGCGTGATCGGCCTCACCGGCCAGTACGCCGCGGTGGACGAGAAGCTCTCGGGCCGCGAGAACCTGTACATGATCGGCCGCCTGCTCGACCTGACCCGCAAGGAGGCCAGGTCCCGGGCGGACGGCCTGCTGGAGCGGTTCTCCCTCACCGAGGCGGCCGCCCGCCCGGCGAAGACGTACTCCGGTGGCATGCGCCGCCGCCTCGACCTGGCGGCGTCGATGATCGGCAGCCCGGCCGTCCTCTATCTGGACGAGCCGACGACGGGCCTCGACCCCCGCACCCGTAACGAGGTGTGGGCCGAGGTCAAGCGGATGGTCGGCGACGGCGTCACCGTGCTGCTCACCACCCAGTACATGGAGGAGGCCGAGCAGCTGGCCTCCGAGCTGACCGTCATCGACCGCGGCAAGGTCATCGCGAGCGGCGGCATCGACGAGCTGAAGGCGAAGGTCGGCGGCCGCACGCTGCGGGTCCGCCCGGCCGACCCGCTGGAGCTGCGCCCGCTGGCGAACGCCCTGGACGACCTGGGCCTCACCGGCCTCGCCACCTCGACGGTGGACGTCGAGACGGGCGCGGTCCTGGTGCCGATCCTCAGCGACGAACAGCTGACGGCCGTGGTCGGCGCGGTCACCGCACGGGGCATAACGATCGGCTCCATAGCCACCGAACTGCCCAGCCTGGACGAGGTGTTCCTCTCCATCACCGGCCAGAAGGCCAGCGCCCCGCAGGACGCCCGCCCCGAACTCGAGGAGGTTGCCGTATGA
- a CDS encoding ABC transporter permease codes for MSTTTLTPPLAKGQTDDARISLRGHVRHTSALVRRNLLWIRQDPESMFDAVLMPIVFTLLFVYVFGGSIGQALGGGQDQYVQYVVPGMMAMMSMNIAMAVGTGFNQDFQNGIMDRFRTLPIGQGSVLFAKVVVELMRLLIATTIMMVVGVLVGFDITNWLGLFAAVGLSALFGTSIMWIFLVLGVSMKSAQSVQAMGFLVLMPLQFGSSIFAPTKSMPGWLQGFTDYNPLSSLADSARGLMVGGPVAHDVWVTVGWSALITLVMAPIAIHKFRTKS; via the coding sequence ATGAGCACCACCACTCTCACGCCGCCCCTCGCCAAGGGGCAGACGGACGACGCCCGCATCAGCCTGCGCGGCCATGTGCGGCACACCAGTGCGCTGGTCCGCCGCAATCTGCTGTGGATCCGCCAGGACCCGGAGTCGATGTTCGACGCGGTCCTGATGCCGATCGTGTTCACGCTCCTGTTCGTGTACGTCTTCGGCGGCTCGATCGGGCAGGCGCTCGGCGGCGGTCAGGATCAGTACGTGCAGTACGTGGTGCCGGGCATGATGGCGATGATGAGCATGAACATCGCCATGGCTGTCGGCACCGGCTTCAACCAGGACTTCCAGAACGGCATCATGGACCGCTTCCGGACCCTGCCGATCGGCCAGGGCTCGGTGCTCTTCGCCAAGGTCGTGGTGGAGCTGATGCGGCTCCTCATCGCGACGACGATCATGATGGTCGTCGGTGTGCTGGTGGGCTTCGACATCACGAACTGGCTCGGTCTGTTCGCCGCCGTCGGTCTCTCCGCGCTCTTCGGCACCTCCATCATGTGGATCTTCCTGGTCCTCGGCGTCTCGATGAAGAGCGCCCAGTCCGTGCAGGCGATGGGCTTCCTGGTCCTGATGCCGCTCCAGTTCGGCTCGTCGATCTTCGCGCCGACGAAGTCCATGCCGGGCTGGCTCCAGGGCTTCACCGACTACAACCCGCTCTCCTCGCTCGCGGACTCCGCGCGCGGCCTGATGGTCGGCGGCCCCGTCGCGCACGACGTGTGGGTGACGGTCGGCTGGTCGGCGCTGATCACCCTGGTGATGGCACCGATCGCGATCCACAAGTTCCGCACCAAGAGCTGA
- a CDS encoding AfsR/SARP family transcriptional regulator yields the protein MRYRVLGPTRAARPDGTPVPVGGARLRALLAALALRAGRAVPVPALVDDVWGAEPPADAAGALQALVGRLRRALGADAVVSADGGYRLDASPDDVDLFRFDRLTGEGGRVLADGDPAKAAALLDDALALWRGEALADLPGRTADAARWQARRHDARRARLTAALALGQAEQALPELTALCGTHPLDEPLQALRLRALRDAGRPAEALAAYEGVRRGIADRLGVDPGAELRALHEELLRVPPPAEPVPPPAGPVAPPARPAPRVPGNLRARLTSFVGREADIEALRGDLARARLVTLLGPGGAGKTRLSQEAAESVGTGFADGVWLAELAPVEDPDDVPEAVLTALGARETVLRGAGAEEMRVMSERHGEDPVLRLVEHCAGRRMLVILDNCEHVVAAAARLADELLARCPGLAVLATSREPLGIPGELTRPVEPLPEPVAVRLLAERGAAARAGFTVEDDPAAAAEICRRLDGLPLAIELAAARLRMLTPRQIADRLDDRFRLLTSGARTVLPRQQTLRAVVDWSWDLLDEPERAVLRRLSVFAGGCDLAAAEAVCAGEDSSYDVADVLGSLVDKSLVVAAPSPVAGAGMRYRLLETVAEYAGERLDEAGDRAGAERVHLVHYREVARTTDPELRGRGQLAAVERLEVEYENLRTALRHAVAARDEQEALCLVLSLCWFWEIRGLRLETRNWARDVMSLGPDPFAPPVTPAPPLYEPCTAEPPPMRPEVLAEARRGVRLLDLACMDMDMDAWRTEEAEERLRGIRAAYRPGLPQTCRTPGSLWFFAVMLGGDAELLRATLDGTVDTCRELGYAWELASALQLRANILINHTDWAGEAREDADEALRGFERIGDAWGIAEALAARGESRERRGEFSLAAEDFEAAITYAEQLGAQSQAAVLKARLGSVLTESPDTFERGETILRDVLANSGRAHTGEAVPAARLFLVGVLGRTGRVDEGHEHIRRLREEFTVVGYTVFDSFVLGLQAWLDTLGGRYAQGVTVARAAIEEARAPLSRMIAPQGVAVQLRIAARALAELDGGSRAGDAARLLAVADREQPAGHFPNATERDISEGAARLARAALGAEAYEGAYAEGGGLTLDEAAALCTV from the coding sequence GTGCGTTACCGCGTCCTTGGCCCGACCCGGGCCGCCCGCCCCGACGGAACCCCCGTCCCGGTGGGCGGCGCGCGCCTGCGCGCCCTGCTGGCGGCACTCGCCCTCCGCGCGGGACGCGCGGTACCCGTACCCGCCCTGGTCGACGACGTATGGGGCGCCGAACCGCCCGCCGACGCCGCCGGTGCCCTCCAGGCCCTGGTCGGCCGGCTCCGCAGAGCCCTCGGCGCGGACGCCGTCGTCTCGGCGGACGGCGGCTACCGGCTGGACGCGAGCCCCGACGACGTGGACCTGTTCCGCTTCGACCGGCTGACCGGCGAGGGCGGCCGCGTCCTCGCCGACGGCGACCCGGCCAAGGCGGCCGCCCTGCTCGACGACGCGCTCGCCCTGTGGCGCGGCGAAGCCCTCGCCGACCTGCCGGGCCGCACCGCGGACGCCGCCCGCTGGCAGGCCCGCCGCCACGACGCCCGCCGCGCCAGGCTCACCGCGGCCCTCGCCCTCGGCCAGGCGGAACAGGCCCTGCCCGAACTCACCGCGCTCTGCGGCACCCACCCCCTCGACGAACCGCTCCAGGCCCTGCGCCTGCGCGCGTTGCGGGACGCCGGCCGCCCGGCGGAGGCACTCGCCGCCTACGAAGGCGTACGACGCGGGATCGCGGACCGGCTCGGGGTCGACCCGGGGGCCGAACTTCGCGCCCTGCACGAGGAGTTGCTGCGCGTGCCACCACCGGCCGAGCCGGTACCGCCACCGGCCGGACCCGTGGCGCCGCCGGCCCGACCCGCGCCGCGCGTGCCCGGCAACCTCCGCGCCCGCCTCACCTCCTTCGTCGGACGCGAGGCCGACATCGAGGCCCTGCGGGGCGACCTCGCGCGGGCCCGGCTCGTCACGCTGCTCGGACCCGGCGGCGCCGGCAAGACACGCCTCTCGCAGGAGGCCGCCGAGAGCGTCGGCACGGGCTTCGCGGACGGAGTGTGGCTGGCCGAACTCGCCCCCGTGGAGGACCCCGACGACGTGCCCGAGGCCGTACTCACGGCGCTCGGCGCCCGCGAGACCGTGCTGCGCGGCGCCGGCGCCGAAGAGATGCGCGTCATGTCGGAGCGGCACGGCGAGGACCCCGTCCTCCGTCTCGTCGAGCACTGCGCCGGGCGCCGCATGCTGGTCATCCTCGACAACTGCGAGCACGTCGTGGCGGCCGCGGCCCGCCTCGCCGACGAACTCCTCGCCCGCTGCCCCGGCCTCGCCGTCCTCGCCACCAGCCGTGAACCCCTCGGCATACCGGGCGAGTTGACGCGCCCCGTCGAGCCGCTGCCGGAGCCGGTCGCGGTGCGCCTGCTCGCCGAACGCGGGGCCGCCGCGAGAGCGGGCTTCACCGTCGAGGACGACCCCGCCGCCGCGGCCGAGATCTGCCGGCGCCTCGACGGCCTGCCGCTCGCCATCGAACTGGCCGCGGCCCGCCTGCGGATGCTCACCCCGCGCCAGATAGCCGACCGCCTGGACGACCGCTTCCGGCTGCTCACCAGCGGCGCCCGCACGGTACTGCCCCGCCAGCAGACCCTGCGGGCCGTCGTCGACTGGTCCTGGGACCTGCTCGACGAACCCGAACGCGCCGTCCTGCGGCGGCTCTCCGTCTTCGCGGGCGGCTGCGACCTCGCGGCGGCGGAAGCGGTCTGCGCGGGCGAGGACAGTTCGTACGACGTCGCCGACGTGCTCGGCTCACTCGTCGACAAGTCCCTCGTCGTCGCCGCCCCCTCACCCGTGGCCGGGGCGGGCATGCGCTACCGGCTGCTCGAAACCGTCGCCGAGTACGCGGGCGAACGCCTCGACGAGGCGGGTGACCGGGCCGGCGCCGAGCGCGTGCACCTCGTGCACTACCGCGAGGTCGCGAGGACCACCGACCCCGAACTGCGCGGGCGCGGCCAGCTCGCCGCCGTCGAGCGCCTCGAAGTCGAGTACGAGAACCTGCGCACCGCCCTGCGGCACGCCGTGGCCGCGCGCGACGAGCAGGAAGCGCTCTGCCTGGTCCTGTCCCTGTGCTGGTTCTGGGAGATCCGCGGCCTGCGCCTGGAGACCCGCAACTGGGCCCGCGACGTCATGAGCCTCGGCCCCGACCCCTTCGCCCCGCCCGTCACCCCCGCACCCCCGCTGTACGAGCCGTGCACGGCCGAGCCCCCGCCGATGCGGCCCGAGGTCCTCGCTGAGGCTCGCCGCGGGGTGCGCCTGCTCGACCTCGCCTGCATGGACATGGACATGGACGCGTGGCGCACCGAGGAGGCCGAGGAGCGGCTGCGGGGCATCCGGGCCGCCTACCGCCCCGGCCTGCCGCAGACCTGCCGCACACCGGGCAGCCTCTGGTTCTTCGCCGTGATGCTCGGCGGCGACGCGGAGCTGCTGCGCGCCACCCTCGACGGGACCGTCGACACCTGCCGCGAACTCGGCTACGCCTGGGAACTGGCCTCCGCCCTGCAACTGCGCGCCAACATCCTCATCAACCACACCGACTGGGCGGGCGAGGCACGCGAGGACGCCGACGAGGCGCTGCGGGGCTTCGAAAGGATCGGGGACGCCTGGGGCATCGCGGAGGCGCTCGCCGCGCGCGGCGAGTCACGCGAGCGGCGCGGGGAGTTCTCCCTCGCGGCCGAGGACTTCGAGGCCGCCATCACCTACGCCGAACAGCTCGGCGCCCAGAGCCAGGCGGCCGTGCTCAAGGCCCGCCTCGGCTCGGTCCTCACGGAGTCGCCGGACACCTTCGAGCGGGGAGAGACGATTCTCCGCGACGTCCTGGCGAACAGCGGCCGCGCGCACACGGGGGAGGCCGTGCCCGCCGCCCGGCTCTTCCTCGTCGGCGTGCTCGGCCGCACCGGCCGCGTCGACGAGGGGCACGAGCACATCCGGCGGCTGCGCGAGGAGTTCACCGTGGTGGGCTACACGGTCTTCGACAGCTTCGTACTGGGCCTCCAGGCCTGGCTCGACACCCTGGGCGGCCGGTACGCGCAGGGCGTCACCGTGGCCCGCGCCGCCATCGAGGAGGCCCGTGCCCCGCTGTCGCGGATGATCGCGCCCCAGGGCGTCGCCGTACAGCTGCGGATCGCGGCCCGCGCGCTGGCGGAACTCGACGGCGGCAGCCGCGCGGGGGACGCCGCCCGGCTGCTCGCGGTGGCCGACCGGGAGCAGCCGGCGGGCCACTTCCCGAACGCGACGGAACGGGACATCTCCGAGGGGGCCGCCCGGCTCGCCCGTGCCGCGCTCGGCGCCGAGGCGTACGAGGGCGCGTACGCCGAGGGCGGCGGCCTCACCCTCGACGAGGCCGCCGCCCTGTGCACCGTATGA
- a CDS encoding site-2 protease family protein, which yields MTTAQLRSSDRRISPVFLGIAAVTAVSGWATWTGFASFPGLAVFLFVTAAWIVSLCLHEYAHARTALHGGDISIGAKGYLTLNPLKYTHALLSVVLPVLFVIMGGIGLPGGAVFIERGRIRGRWRHSLISAAGPLTNALFAVVCTAPFWLDALDGVPDAFRYALAFLALLQVTAAILNFLPIPGLDGYGVIEPWLSHGIRRQVEPFAPFGLLAVFAVLWIPEVNHTFFDAVDAVLRGLGVNDWDTYWGQELYRFWEGTQDVPRPVSP from the coding sequence ATGACCACCGCGCAACTCCGCAGCAGCGACCGGCGGATCAGTCCCGTCTTCCTCGGGATCGCCGCCGTCACGGCGGTATCCGGCTGGGCCACCTGGACCGGCTTCGCGAGCTTCCCCGGGCTCGCCGTGTTCCTGTTCGTGACGGCCGCCTGGATCGTCTCGCTCTGCCTGCACGAGTACGCGCACGCGCGCACGGCCCTGCACGGCGGCGACATCTCGATCGGCGCGAAGGGCTACTTGACGCTGAACCCGCTCAAGTACACGCACGCACTGCTCAGCGTCGTGCTGCCCGTGCTGTTCGTGATCATGGGCGGGATCGGCCTGCCGGGCGGCGCGGTCTTCATCGAGCGGGGCCGGATCCGGGGCCGCTGGCGGCACAGCCTGATCTCGGCGGCGGGCCCACTGACGAACGCGCTGTTCGCGGTGGTCTGCACGGCGCCGTTCTGGCTGGACGCCCTCGACGGCGTGCCGGACGCGTTCCGCTACGCGCTCGCGTTCCTCGCCCTGCTCCAGGTGACGGCGGCGATCCTGAACTTTTTGCCGATCCCGGGCCTGGACGGCTACGGCGTGATCGAGCCCTGGCTGTCGCACGGGATCCGCCGCCAGGTGGAGCCGTTCGCGCCGTTCGGGCTGCTCGCGGTCTTCGCCGTGCTCTGGATCCCGGAGGTCAACCACACGTTCTTCGACGCGGTCGACGCGGTCCTGCGCGGTCTCGGCGTCAACGACTGGGACACCTACTGGGGCCAGGAGCTGTACCGCTTCTGGGAGGGCACGCAGGACGTCCCGCGGCCGGTCAGTCCGTAG
- the npdG gene encoding NADPH-dependent F420 reductase, which yields MTSTDSAQNAPAKAPAKDPWELPDVSGLVVGVLGGTGDQGRGLAYRLARAGQKVIIGSRAAERARAAADDLGLGVEGAENAECARRSDIVIVAVPWDGHGKTLEALREELSGKLVIDCVNPLGFDKKGAYALKPEEGSAAEQAAALLPDSRVTAAFHHLSAVLLQDPAIEEIDTDVMVLGESRADTDVVQALAARVPGMRGVFAGRLRNAHQVESLVANLISVNRRYKAHAGLRVTDV from the coding sequence ATGACCTCTACAGACAGTGCGCAGAACGCCCCCGCCAAGGCCCCGGCCAAGGACCCCTGGGAGCTGCCCGACGTGTCCGGGCTCGTCGTCGGCGTCCTCGGCGGCACCGGCGACCAGGGACGCGGCCTCGCCTACCGCCTCGCCCGCGCGGGCCAGAAGGTGATCATCGGCTCCCGCGCGGCCGAGCGGGCGCGGGCCGCCGCCGACGATCTTGGCCTCGGCGTCGAGGGCGCCGAGAACGCGGAGTGCGCGCGGCGCAGCGACATCGTGATCGTCGCCGTGCCGTGGGACGGCCACGGCAAGACCCTCGAAGCCCTGCGCGAGGAACTGAGCGGCAAGCTCGTCATCGACTGCGTCAACCCGCTCGGCTTCGACAAGAAGGGCGCCTACGCCCTCAAGCCCGAGGAGGGCAGCGCCGCCGAGCAGGCCGCCGCCCTCCTGCCGGACTCCCGCGTCACCGCCGCCTTCCACCACCTGTCGGCCGTGCTGCTCCAGGACCCCGCCATCGAGGAGATCGACACCGACGTCATGGTCCTCGGCGAGAGCCGCGCCGACACGGACGTGGTGCAGGCGCTCGCCGCCCGCGTCCCCGGCATGCGCGGCGTCTTCGCCGGACGCCTGCGCAACGCCCACCAGGTCGAGTCCCTGGTCGCCAACCTGATCTCCGTCAACCGCCGCTACAAGGCGCACGCGGGGCTGCGGGTCACCGACGTGTAG
- a CDS encoding sialidase family protein codes for MTYETSVPFRAGREGYASFRIPAVVTTTSGTVLAFCEGRVGSSEDFGNIDIVLKRSADGGRTWGPLQAVGKNGADLAGNPAPVVLATGRILLVHVRNAAAATEDAIRRGKVSAAAGRRVWVQHSDDDGLTWSAPREITAQVKRASWRWYATTPGHAIQLTGGRVVVPANHSLPPTGTDNGTEGKYNGGHCLLSDDSGATWRIGYIDDNTNGYINVNETTAAELPDGRLYFNTRNDSPAPGNRADAHSRDGGRSLVKPFRPQASLTGPVVEGSVLQLRDPDVLLFSGPADPGFRALMTVRRSTDGGTTWEAAHTVDGLPAAYSDLVRLDERCVGLLYETGDFSAYETITFRRIPVSELVNSPDRL; via the coding sequence ATGACTTATGAGACGTCTGTTCCCTTCCGCGCCGGCCGCGAGGGATACGCGAGCTTCCGCATACCGGCGGTCGTCACCACCACCTCCGGCACCGTCCTCGCGTTCTGCGAGGGCCGTGTCGGCTCCTCGGAGGACTTCGGCAACATCGACATCGTCCTCAAGCGCTCCGCCGACGGCGGCCGCACCTGGGGCCCCCTCCAGGCCGTCGGCAAGAACGGCGCCGACCTCGCGGGCAACCCCGCCCCCGTCGTCCTGGCCACCGGCCGCATCCTGCTCGTCCACGTCAGGAACGCCGCCGCGGCCACCGAGGACGCCATCCGCCGCGGCAAGGTCTCCGCGGCCGCCGGACGGCGCGTCTGGGTGCAGCACAGCGACGACGACGGCCTCACCTGGTCCGCCCCGCGCGAGATCACCGCCCAGGTGAAGAGGGCGAGCTGGCGCTGGTACGCGACCACGCCCGGACACGCCATCCAGCTGACCGGCGGCCGCGTCGTCGTCCCCGCCAACCACTCCCTGCCCCCGACCGGCACGGACAACGGCACCGAGGGCAAGTACAACGGCGGTCACTGCCTGCTCAGCGACGACTCCGGCGCCACCTGGCGCATCGGCTACATCGACGACAACACCAACGGCTACATCAACGTCAACGAGACCACCGCCGCCGAACTCCCCGACGGCCGCCTGTACTTCAACACCCGCAACGACTCCCCGGCCCCCGGCAACCGCGCCGACGCCCACTCCCGCGACGGCGGCCGCAGCCTCGTCAAACCCTTCCGCCCGCAGGCGTCCCTCACCGGCCCCGTCGTCGAGGGCAGCGTCCTCCAGCTGCGCGACCCCGACGTGCTCCTCTTCTCCGGTCCCGCCGACCCCGGATTCCGCGCCCTGATGACCGTGCGCCGCTCCACCGACGGCGGCACCACCTGGGAGGCCGCCCACACCGTCGACGGCCTCCCGGCGGCCTACTCCGATCTCGTACGCCTCGACGAGCGGTGCGTCGGGCTGCTCTACGAGACGGGGGACTTCAGCGCGTACGAGACGATCACGTTCCGGCGGATCCCGGTGTCCGAACTGGTGAACTCACCTGACCGCCTGTGA
- a CDS encoding MFS transporter — MPLSAILPDLSPWRSTRDFRLLWVQGLVTNFGTFMALVALPLQIKELTDSPVAVGAMGAVELVPLIVFGLYGGALADAVDRRKVILLTEAALGLLAVILLVNALLPAPLLWPLYVVAAGVAALSGLQRPALDSLLARIVPHEQLTAAAALNSFRWNVGAIAGPSLAGLVVAYAGHASAYAVTVVGFAVSVLLCTRLSPAPAAHDARKPSLKGLAEGARYAWSRPVLLGTYAIDMAAMFFAFPNTVFPFLADELDAQWALGLMYAAGAVGSLLLSLTSGWTSRVRRHGLLVVFGAAGWGLAITAAGWFSNVWVVLGCLALAGAGDMLSGLGRSTIWNQTIPDELRGRLAGIEVLSYSVGPQLGQVRAGAAAGWTGTRSAIWSGGLACVASVAVLAAVLPRLISYDARTDADAKLRRERTLTEPSTP; from the coding sequence GTGCCTCTCTCCGCGATACTGCCCGACCTCTCACCCTGGCGCTCCACCCGGGACTTCCGGCTGCTGTGGGTGCAGGGGCTCGTCACGAACTTCGGCACCTTCATGGCGCTGGTCGCCCTGCCGTTGCAGATCAAGGAGCTGACGGACTCGCCGGTCGCCGTCGGAGCGATGGGGGCGGTCGAGCTGGTGCCGCTGATCGTCTTCGGGCTGTACGGCGGGGCGCTCGCCGACGCCGTGGACCGGCGCAAGGTGATCCTCCTGACCGAGGCGGCGCTGGGCCTGCTGGCCGTGATCCTCCTGGTCAACGCGCTGCTGCCGGCGCCGCTGCTGTGGCCGCTGTACGTCGTGGCGGCGGGCGTCGCGGCGCTGTCCGGGCTCCAGCGGCCCGCGCTCGACTCGCTGCTCGCGCGGATCGTGCCGCACGAGCAGCTGACGGCCGCCGCCGCGCTGAACTCGTTCCGCTGGAACGTGGGCGCGATCGCGGGCCCCTCCCTCGCGGGCCTGGTCGTCGCCTACGCCGGGCACGCGTCCGCGTACGCGGTGACGGTCGTCGGCTTCGCCGTCTCGGTCCTGCTGTGCACCCGGCTCTCGCCCGCGCCCGCCGCGCACGACGCGCGGAAGCCGTCGCTGAAGGGCCTCGCGGAGGGCGCGCGGTACGCGTGGTCGCGGCCGGTCCTGCTGGGGACGTACGCCATCGACATGGCGGCGATGTTCTTCGCCTTCCCGAACACGGTCTTCCCGTTCCTCGCGGACGAGCTGGACGCACAGTGGGCGCTCGGTCTGATGTACGCGGCGGGGGCGGTCGGCTCGCTGCTGCTGAGCCTCACCAGTGGGTGGACGTCGCGGGTGCGGCGGCACGGGCTGCTCGTGGTGTTCGGGGCGGCCGGGTGGGGGCTCGCGATCACGGCGGCGGGCTGGTTCTCGAACGTGTGGGTGGTGCTGGGGTGCCTGGCGCTCGCGGGCGCGGGGGACATGCTGAGCGGGCTCGGCCGCTCCACCATCTGGAACCAGACGATCCCCGACGAGCTGCGGGGGCGGCTCGCGGGGATCGAGGTCCTGTCCTACAGCGTCGGGCCGCAGCTGGGTCAGGTCCGCGCGGGCGCGGCGGCGGGCTGGACCGGGACGCGGTCCGCCATCTGGTCCGGAGGCCTCGCCTGCGTGGCGTCGGTCGCCGTCCTCGCGGCGGTGCTGCCTAGGCTCATCTCGTACGACGCCCGGACGGACGCCGACGCGAAACTCCGCCGCGAGCGGACCCTCACGGAGCCGTCCACCCCGTGA
- a CDS encoding RICIN domain-containing protein: MLRFRLSRPHPAAPTHAPTHAPALVTSRAPALVPMFVLALVLALASALLPFGGRSAEAAAAALSQRINIAATHTGMCLEVATQESGERVKQRRCAGREGALWYLKESSAHSGAVHIVSGLSGKCMAVENSSADSGAAIVQADCGDRPGMSFLFENHGDAALIQPMTASPRKCLEVTGSATADGTALRQWTCDKQPGANFTQGTFRGLQEGWVKLRPAGAPDKCLTEGRAGILSVPVAVQRSCGQATTPRTYLIPQGNGLFKIQWHSTQAGIRCLMVFPISTVPDLLETTTDCAGANAFYIEAVETPVPNTYRIHTLYTPERKFCVGITNSATTEGAAAKQEPCTADRTDQVFFIDAE; encoded by the coding sequence ATGCTGAGGTTCCGTTTATCCCGTCCGCACCCGGCCGCCCCGACCCACGCCCCGACCCACGCCCCGGCCCTCGTCACGAGCCGTGCCCCGGCCCTTGTCCCGATGTTCGTCCTGGCCCTCGTCCTGGCGCTGGCCTCGGCCCTGCTGCCGTTCGGCGGCCGGTCGGCCGAGGCCGCGGCCGCCGCTTTGAGCCAGCGGATCAACATCGCCGCGACCCACACCGGCATGTGCCTGGAGGTCGCCACCCAGGAGAGCGGCGAGCGCGTCAAGCAGCGGCGCTGCGCCGGGCGTGAGGGGGCGCTGTGGTACTTGAAGGAGTCCTCCGCCCACAGCGGGGCGGTGCACATCGTCAGCGGCCTCAGCGGCAAGTGCATGGCGGTGGAGAACTCCAGCGCCGACAGCGGCGCCGCGATCGTGCAGGCGGACTGCGGTGACCGGCCCGGCATGAGCTTCCTGTTCGAGAACCACGGCGACGCCGCGCTGATCCAGCCGATGACGGCGAGCCCGCGCAAGTGCCTGGAGGTCACCGGCTCCGCCACCGCGGACGGCACGGCGCTGCGCCAGTGGACCTGTGACAAGCAGCCGGGCGCGAACTTCACGCAGGGCACCTTCCGAGGCCTCCAGGAGGGCTGGGTCAAGCTCCGCCCGGCCGGCGCGCCCGACAAGTGCCTGACGGAGGGGCGCGCCGGCATCCTGAGCGTCCCGGTCGCCGTACAGCGCTCGTGCGGGCAGGCCACGACGCCGCGCACCTATCTGATCCCCCAGGGCAACGGCCTTTTCAAGATCCAGTGGCACAGCACGCAGGCGGGGATCCGCTGCCTCATGGTGTTCCCCATCAGCACGGTGCCCGACTTGCTGGAGACCACGACCGACTGCGCGGGGGCCAACGCCTTCTACATCGAAGCGGTCGAGACGCCGGTGCCCAACACCTATCGGATCCACACGCTCTACACACCCGAACGGAAGTTCTGCGTGGGCATCACCAACAGCGCCACGACCGAGGGTGCCGCGGCCAAACAGGAACCGTGCACCGCCGACCGCACGGACCAGGTCTTCTTCATAGACGCGGAGTGA